The following nucleotide sequence is from Lysobacterales bacterium.
GATTTCGAGAACGTGCCGGCCGAGAGCGCCGAATGGCTGGCAAAGCGAGTCCCCGTATTTCCGAATCCACGCGCGCTTGCGGTGGCGCAGGATCGCTTGGCCGAGAAATCGCTGTTCCGCGAACTCGGCATCGGTGTGCCTGCATTTGCGGCGGTCGACACACGCGAGGATCTTGATCGGGCCGCGCGCGACGTCGGTCTGCCGGCGATCCTGAAGACGCGCCGGCTCGGTTACGACGGCAAGGGCCAGTTCCGGATCAAGTCAGCGAACGACCTCGATGCCGCCTGGGCCGCACTGGGTGCGCAGGCGGAACGTGTGGGGCTCATCCTTGAAGCCTTCGTGCCGTTCGAACGCGAAGTGTCGGTGGTGGCGGTACGCGGCCGCGACGGCGAGTTCCGCGCCTATCCGTTGACCGAGAATTGGCATGAGTCGGGCATTCTCTCGGCGAGCCTTGCGCCGGCCGACACGGACGCGACCTTGGCGCAATCCGCCGTGACTGCAGCGCGCCTGGTCGCCGAGTCGCTCGACTATGTCGGGGTGTTCGCACTGGAACTGTTCGTGCGGAACGGTCAGTTGCTCGCGAACGAGATGGCACCGCGCGTGCACAACTCCGGGCACTGGACCATCGAGGGTGCCGATGTGTCGCAGTTCGAAAATCATCTGCGCGCGGTGCTTGGCTTGCCGCTCGGCAGCATCGACGCACGCGGGCGTTCCTGCATGCTGAACTGGATCGGCGAGATGCCGGATCGGCGCGCCGTGCTTGCGGAGGCGGCGGGCCATTGGCACGACTACGGCAAGTCGCCGCGCGAGGGCCGCAAGGTCGGACACGCGACCTTGATCGCTGACGGCCTGGAAGCGTTGGCCGATGCGCTGGATCGGATCGGCAAGGCACTCGATCGGCGCGCACAGGTTGCGCCGCCGATAGCGCGATTGCGCGGACGCTAGCGCATCGCAGCGCCCGCCGCTCCCGCAGGATCGTGGCGGGAGCGGCCACCGGCCGCGATCAATCAGGCCATCTGTGCCGCGACATGGTCCCAGTTCACCAGGTTCCAGAACGCCTCGACGTACTTCGCGCGGGCATTGCGATAGTCGACGTAGTACGCGTGTTCCCACACGTCGCAGGTGAGCAAGGCGCGGTCGGTGCCGGTCAGCGGCGTCGCTGCGTTCGAGGTGCTGACCAGTCCGAGCGAGCCGTCAGCGCGCTGCACCAGCCAAGCCCAGCCGGAACCGAAAGTGGTCAAGGCCGTATTCGTGAACTGTTCCTTGAACTGCGCGAACGAACCGAAGGCCGCATTGATCGCATCTGCGAGTTTGCCGGTCGGTTCGCCACCGCCGTTCGGCTTCAGACAGTTCCAGTAGAACGTGTGGTTCCACACCTGCGCAGCGTTATTGAACATGCCTCCCGAAGATTTCCGGATGATCTCTTCCAGCGACAGGGACTCGAACTCGGTGCCCTTGATCTGGTTGTTCAGATTGGTCACGTAGGTCTGATGATGCTTGCCGTAGTGGAAATCGATGGTTTCGGCCGAGATATGCGGCGCCAGCGCGTCGCGGGCATAGGGCAGGGCAGGCAGTTCGATGGCCATGTCATCACTCCGTGAAGGGTTGCGGTGAAGGTCGGAAAATGGAGAAGCGCGGACACGAAGTTTAGCAGGCCGTTGCGAAGCCGCCGTCGATATCGCCGCGGGTTGTAGAATCCGCCTCGTCTTCCGCATCGAGATCGCAACATGGAATCCATCGAACGCATCAAGTCCATCGTCGGATCGTCCCCGATCG
It contains:
- a CDS encoding 5-(carboxyamino)imidazole ribonucleotide synthase, which produces MTTIGILGGGQLARMMALAGAPLGLRFLVMDSAADACAAQFVPLLGADYRDEQALAEFARRVDVVTFDFENVPAESAEWLAKRVPVFPNPRALAVAQDRLAEKSLFRELGIGVPAFAAVDTREDLDRAARDVGLPAILKTRRLGYDGKGQFRIKSANDLDAAWAALGAQAERVGLILEAFVPFEREVSVVAVRGRDGEFRAYPLTENWHESGILSASLAPADTDATLAQSAVTAARLVAESLDYVGVFALELFVRNGQLLANEMAPRVHNSGHWTIEGADVSQFENHLRAVLGLPLGSIDARGRSCMLNWIGEMPDRRAVLAEAAGHWHDYGKSPREGRKVGHATLIADGLEALADALDRIGKALDRRAQVAPPIARLRGR
- the sodB gene encoding superoxide dismutase [Fe], which translates into the protein MAIELPALPYARDALAPHISAETIDFHYGKHHQTYVTNLNNQIKGTEFESLSLEEIIRKSSGGMFNNAAQVWNHTFYWNCLKPNGGGEPTGKLADAINAAFGSFAQFKEQFTNTALTTFGSGWAWLVQRADGSLGLVSTSNAATPLTGTDRALLTCDVWEHAYYVDYRNARAKYVEAFWNLVNWDHVAAQMA